The genomic DNA CGGTCTCTTTCTTAATCGCATGATATCAACCCAGTATAAAATAGCCTCTGCATGGGAAGGATAGTGGCAGATAAGCACTACCATGTCCGATACATGAGGCGTATCGAAAAGTATAACAAAATAATTTTTTTTTTGTCATTAATTAAATATAATGTATCTGTCGGGTTTCTGGCAACAGATTGCAAAAAGTACAAATATATAGTAATATCAATAAGTTATGATAGATTGAGGAATTGAATTAAATAAAAATAGCAGCCTACAAATTCAAGGAGGTACGACATGCCTGACATCAAGAGAATTGGCGTTATCACCAGCGGTGGAGACTGCGGAGGCCTGAATGCAGTCATTAAGGGGGTTGCACGGGAGGCATACGACCTGGGAATCGAATCCGTTGTCATTCCGCACGGCTATGCCGGTCTCTATAACCTTGTGAAACTCGATGATGTGGTATTCCTCAATGCAGAGCGCGTAAGCAAGATAGAGGCATCCCTTGCCGGTTCCGAGGCCGGGCATTCACGGGTGAAGATAAGCAAGATCGCTGACCCGGAGAAATATGAGCGGATCAAGGAAGGACTCAGAAAATTCAGGATCGATGCGCTTGTGATCAGCGGGGGTGACGATACCGGAAGCGTGGTGGTGGACCTCAGCCAGAAGGGAATCCCCTGCGTGCATGTCCCCAAGACGATGGACCTCGATCTTCATCCGTACAGTGTCGGAGGCGATTCCGCGATCAACAGGATTTCGGTATTTGCAAGGGACTTAAAGACTACGGGAATGAGCCACAACCGCATTCTTGTCATAGAGGTATTCGGAAGGTATGTCGGTCATACTGCGTTCAGGGGCGGGATAGGAGCTGAGGCAGATTGTATCCTCCTGCCGGAAATCCCCGTTGATTTTGATGTGGTCTATGAGCATATGAAAACCACGTTTTTTGCACGCATCGAAAGGAGCGATGTAAAGGCCGGCACATACATTATCGTCGTGGCAGAGGGCATAAAGCAGGCAAGCGGGGAAATGCTCTACGATGAGTCCATCGCCCCTGATGCGTTCGGACACCGCAAGCTTGCGGGAGCCGGGAAGTATGTGCGGCAGCAGCTCGAGAAAAGACTGAAGACAGATCCTGCGGTGAAAGATTTTATGGAGCGGACAGGGATGTTCGCGCCGGGGGTCTATGAAATCCCGGAAGTGAGGGAAGTTACCCCGGGACATCTTGTGAGATCCGGACATTCTTCTGCCTTTGACGTGAATTTCGGGTACAAGGCAGGGGCTGCAGCCATACTGCTCCTGAAGGAAGGGAAATTCGGGGTGACGGTGGTTGAAGTGGAAGGAAACCATATCTACTATATGCGGACCGAAGAAGCGATTGTGCGGAGAGAAGTTGACGTGAAGGAGATCGCAATTTTTGAGAGCCTCGGCACGTGCTTCGGGAGAAAACCCGAAAAATACCAGTACGAGCTTGTTGAACAGAAAGGGTTTATCGACCGGCATCTGTAAGGAGGCAGGGAATACGTGCAGAAAATGATCGGGTGCTGACGACACCTGCGAAGAAACGTTTTCAGGACTGCAAGGGATTTATGACCGCCGCTCGATCAGTCTGCCGGATAAAAATTTATGGATAATGCTTGACACCAGTGTCTGATAGGGGATTCCTTCCTCACAACAATTAGGCATAAAAAGCTCTGATTCCTTCACTTTGACTATCTGGAGGAAAAGGAGAAGCTATAAAGGGTCTCTCAAAAAGACCTTCCCAGGAGTGCTATCTTGCCCTCAGATCCGCCCCTATGGCTGCGGTAGAGGGTGCGGATAACACCTACACATCAACGGTTTCAAGTAAGCAAAGCCTTTATCTCTTCCTGTGAGAAAGTGAGGGACAACGGAAATGGCTAAAATTCTCTCATTCAGCCACGAACAAACAGAACCGCAACGGCTCGTGCAGTACTCATTACCAAAGAAAACATAGCGGATGAGAATATTTGTTTCCCTTCGAAGCAAGCAATACAGATTATGATTAGTTGAACTTATGCAGCTCTTTTTACTTTCACTTGTAGAGTCACACGTTCATGAGCCTGGAGGAGTTTAATGATTTCAAGAATATTTTCAGCACGTGGATTGCCGCGAGGCCCCAACATACGATGAACGCTCTTGCTTGATTTTTTGAGTTTGTTGGCCAGTCCCTCAAATGTAATCGTCGCATTTATGTAATCACGCAGAATTGATTTCCCTGCATTAAGGTCCCCACCAATTAGTTCATTCACCGCCTCTGTCAGCATATGTCTGCGAAATTCAGCATCATTTTCAGCACGCTCTAAAATTGTTTTGCGAAATTGTTTTGTAATCGGCATAAGCCCTCCTTAATTCCTTATTTTTTCTTTCTCTTCTCTGTCTTATATTGCGCCCAGAGTGACTGAGCTTTTCTAATGTCTCCGCGTTGGGTTTTCTTCGAGCCTCCTCCAAGCAAAATAACCAACGCATTTCCCTCCCGCCCAAAATAAATCCTGTATCCAGGGCCAAAATCAATCCTGAATTCCGAAACTCCTTGCCCTGCTGATTTCACGTTAGAGACATTGCCTTGCTCCAATCGGTATAAAGCAGTTGTGACCTTGGCTGCGGCTTGAGCATCAAGGCCATTGAACCACTTTTCAAAAACAGAGACGCTGTTTTGCAGATACTCGACTACTTTGATATTAGCCACGTATTTATAGTAACATAAAAGTTACTATAGGTCAATTTTTTTATTAAAATTAATCCTTCCTGACACAAACACCTCATGTGATCTCAAAAAATAGGCAGAGTTCACATAGAAGGTGGTACCGCTGAATTTTATCTACATCGTTCATTTCCTATTCAAACACGCACGGTTGTTATCTTTATTTATTAAGTAAATGCATGGGCTAATAGTGGGTACCTTATTATGGTAAATATTGTAAGGAGACGGCATTCAAAATGCTTATGCATTAATTTCTATCTTGAAATAAATTCGATTTCTTGACTTTTTTTTCACGTGATACTATTTGCTTATAGTAGGACCTCAAACCAACCTCAAAGGGGAATTTGTGTAATGGGGGAGCAAATACCCAATTATATTTCATAGAAAGAACTTTTTAAGTTCCTTGTAAGGGGAAAAAATATTATTAAAAGGCCTGGTGTGTAGAACTGCGATAAAAACTTGCTTTTCATTAATTCTGACGTTTCAAGGGAGGATAGAGTTATGGGTAAGAGAATTTTAATTAGGGGCATGTTAGTTTACCTTGCGGTCTTGTTTTATTATTTGCTGGTGGGTTCCCTCGGTCTTTGTCTGTCGACGACATATGAACAACCTGGATTTGAGGTTAAACTGAAAGAGAACTTAATCAGCCTTCAAGCTAAAGAAGCTGAAATTTCAGACGTACTTAAAGACATAGGATTGAAGACAGGACTCAGGATGAACGTTGGTAAGGACCTTCTTGGTAAAAAGATAGACGCGAGTTTTGAGAATTTAGACATAGAGACTGCAGTGAGAGAAATTATAAGAGACACATATTATGTATTGACGTTTAAACAACAGCTTGCAGATAAAGAAAAATATGTCCTTTCAGAAGTTAAAGCCAGTGGAAATAGTATAGGCACATATCTGGTGACAAAAGAAATAACGACTATAAATATATCGTACGGTTCTGGTGATATAGAAGT from Nitrospirota bacterium includes the following:
- a CDS encoding type II toxin-antitoxin system RelE/ParE family toxin, with protein sequence MKVVEYLQNSVSVFEKWFNGLDAQAAAKVTTALYRLEQGNVSNVKSAGQGVSEFRIDFGPGYRIYFGREGNALVILLGGGSKKTQRGDIRKAQSLWAQYKTEKRKKK
- a CDS encoding transcriptional regulator, coding for MPITKQFRKTILERAENDAEFRRHMLTEAVNELIGGDLNAGKSILRDYINATITFEGLANKLKKSSKSVHRMLGPRGNPRAENILEIIKLLQAHERVTLQVKVKRAA
- a CDS encoding 6-phosphofructokinase, with amino-acid sequence MKRIGVITSGGDCGGLNAVIKGVAREAYDLGIESVVIPHGYAGLYNLVKLDDVVFLNAERVSKIEASLAGSEAGHSRVKISKIADPEKYERIKEGLRKFRIDALVISGGDDTGSVVVDLSQKGIPCVHVPKTMDLDLHPYSVGGDSAINRISVFARDLKTTGMSHNRILVIEVFGRYVGHTAFRGGIGAEADCILLPEIPVDFDVVYEHMKTTFFARIERSDVKAGTYIIVVAEGIKQASGEMLYDESIAPDAFGHRKLAGAGKYVRQQLEKRLKTDPAVKDFMERTGMFAPGVYEIPEVREVTPGHLVRSGHSSAFDVNFGYKAGAAAILLLKEGKFGVTVVEVEGNHIYYMRTEEAIVRREVDVKEIAIFESLGTCFGRKPEKYQYELVEQKGFIDRHL